The following coding sequences lie in one Pseudomonas syringae CC1557 genomic window:
- a CDS encoding WD40/YVTN/BNR-like repeat-containing protein — MREPFQWRTRLCAGLSLTILMGCPFAAGVAMAADSAPASVGVADTSGYAIASAKAARGLLLDVAHAGARLVVVGDHGHILYSDDQGKTWIQARVPTRQLLTAVFFIDEQHGWAVGHDAQILASSDGGKSWSKQFEDLKREAPLLDVWFKDLANGFAIGAYGALLSTHDGGQHWQDVSELLDNEDQYHLNGIAQVKDAGLFIVGEAGSMFRSSDDGQTWEKLDGPYQGSLFGVTATAQPSTLLAYGLRGNLFRSSDFGDSWQPIELKGARGPVEFGLASATLMADGSLVLVGNGGSVMRSTDDGETFEVFNRSDRISLAGVTANQQGNLILVGQGGVRVTSPTGAETTQ; from the coding sequence ATGCGTGAGCCTTTCCAGTGGCGCACCCGGTTATGCGCGGGCCTGTCCCTGACGATTCTGATGGGCTGCCCGTTCGCTGCCGGGGTGGCGATGGCGGCTGACTCGGCACCTGCATCGGTGGGCGTCGCCGATACGTCCGGTTACGCCATCGCATCGGCAAAGGCCGCTCGCGGTCTGCTTCTGGATGTCGCTCATGCGGGTGCCCGGCTGGTGGTGGTGGGCGATCACGGACACATTCTCTATTCCGACGATCAGGGCAAGACCTGGATTCAGGCGCGTGTGCCGACCCGGCAATTATTGACCGCTGTGTTTTTCATTGACGAGCAACACGGTTGGGCAGTGGGCCACGATGCACAGATTCTGGCCAGCAGCGATGGCGGCAAGAGCTGGAGCAAGCAGTTCGAAGACCTGAAGCGCGAAGCACCTCTGCTGGATGTCTGGTTCAAGGACCTCGCCAACGGCTTTGCCATAGGGGCCTATGGTGCGTTGCTGAGCACTCACGATGGTGGTCAGCATTGGCAGGATGTCAGCGAGCTGTTGGACAACGAGGACCAATACCACCTCAACGGCATTGCGCAGGTAAAGGACGCAGGCCTGTTCATCGTCGGTGAAGCGGGCAGCATGTTTCGCTCCAGCGATGATGGGCAAACCTGGGAGAAGCTTGATGGCCCTTATCAGGGCTCGCTGTTTGGCGTGACGGCTACGGCGCAGCCTTCGACACTGCTGGCCTATGGTTTGCGCGGCAACCTGTTTCGTTCCAGCGACTTTGGCGACAGCTGGCAGCCGATAGAGCTCAAAGGTGCACGCGGGCCGGTGGAATTCGGTCTGGCCAGCGCTACGCTCATGGCCGATGGCTCGCTGGTGCTGGTGGGCAATGGCGGCAGCGTGATGCGCAGCACCGATGACGGTGAAACCTTCGAGGTGTTCAATCGTTCCGACCGCATCTCGTTGGCAGGCGTTACTGCCAATCAGCAGGGCAACCTGATTCTGGTAGGGCAAGGTGGCGTGCGCGTGACCTCGCCGACGGGCGCCGAAACGACCCAATAA
- a CDS encoding DUF350 domain-containing protein has protein sequence MIDALRMSLNATAVFGFVMYILVAAILFALFQFIYSRITPHKEFALIRENNSAAAVALGGSLIGFALPASNIISYSISILDVIVWVVIAAVVQLLTFGVTSLVLKGLSARIAKGELAAAIYSASVAISVGLLNAACMTPSV, from the coding sequence ATGATCGACGCGCTGCGTATGTCGCTCAATGCCACTGCTGTGTTCGGCTTCGTTATGTACATCCTGGTGGCGGCGATTCTGTTCGCCCTGTTCCAGTTCATCTACAGCAGGATCACGCCGCACAAGGAGTTTGCGCTGATCCGCGAGAACAACAGCGCGGCGGCAGTGGCTCTGGGTGGCTCGCTGATCGGCTTTGCATTGCCGGCCAGCAACATCATCAGTTACAGCATCAGCATTCTGGACGTGATTGTCTGGGTGGTGATTGCTGCTGTGGTCCAGTTGCTGACGTTCGGCGTCACCAGTCTGGTGCTCAAGGGCCTTTCTGCGCGCATCGCCAAAGGCGAGCTGGCAGCAGCCATCTACTCGGCCAGCGTCGCCATCAGCGTCGGTCTTCTCAACGCAGCCTGCATGACCCCATCGGTCTGA
- a CDS encoding rhomboid family intramembrane serine protease: MEFSKRLKVILALSAVLIVVQAINSITGNGLVHFGIIPRNLTGLRGIVFAPFLHGSIQHLLSNLLPFIVLSWLVATEGVRRYAWVAGLICLLGGLLVWAFGRSSIHVGASGLIFGLWAYLLARAWYQRSIASLLLALIVLAGYSGLIFGFVPVPGVSFESHIAGAIAGMCVAWLMHSRALLAEKA, encoded by the coding sequence ATGGAGTTTTCAAAACGACTCAAGGTCATCCTCGCCTTGTCGGCAGTGTTGATTGTGGTGCAGGCAATCAACTCGATCACCGGCAATGGTCTGGTTCATTTCGGTATTATTCCGCGCAACCTGACCGGGTTGCGCGGCATTGTTTTTGCGCCTTTTCTGCACGGTTCGATTCAGCACTTGCTCAGCAATCTGTTGCCGTTCATTGTGCTGAGCTGGCTGGTGGCTACTGAGGGTGTCAGGCGTTATGCGTGGGTCGCCGGGCTTATTTGCCTGTTGGGCGGGTTGCTGGTCTGGGCCTTCGGCCGCAGCAGTATTCATGTCGGCGCAAGCGGCCTGATCTTCGGCTTGTGGGCTTATCTGCTGGCGCGGGCGTGGTATCAGCGCAGCATCGCCAGCCTGCTGTTGGCGCTGATCGTGCTGGCCGGTTACAGCGGATTGATTTTTGGCTTCGTGCCGGTGCCCGGTGTTTCGTTTGAATCACACATCGCCGGGGCGATTGCCGGTATGTGTGTGGCGTGGCTGATGCACTCCAGGGCATTGCTGGCGGAAAAGGCCTGA
- a CDS encoding DUF1190 domain-containing protein — protein sequence MRRSSVKLVLASTLPLALAACGPSEDKDTFNAKANFSSVQECVDAKVPVNVCSDAYMQALSDHRRIAPTYDDKASCDADFVPDYCQVTSDGKYMPKLGGFELGFSGRVPKDALDRANQEVAQSAPSGMSGTTGLMAGLLIGNLLSNGFGNNRYYSQPIYQTRDDRGGYYSSSLPSQIDRGKTFGRSTQAQSSPDRSYGKSTLGRNLGSAGSGSSSVSSTISRGGFGSQAAARSGWGGKSSGSSSFGG from the coding sequence ATGAGACGCAGTTCAGTAAAACTGGTGCTCGCCAGCACACTTCCCCTGGCCCTCGCCGCATGTGGTCCGTCTGAAGACAAGGACACGTTCAACGCCAAGGCCAACTTCAGCTCGGTTCAGGAATGCGTCGATGCGAAGGTGCCGGTGAATGTCTGTTCGGATGCCTACATGCAGGCGCTTTCGGACCATCGCCGCATAGCGCCGACCTACGATGACAAGGCGTCCTGTGACGCCGACTTCGTGCCGGATTATTGCCAGGTCACGTCTGACGGCAAGTACATGCCGAAGCTTGGTGGCTTCGAGCTGGGCTTCTCCGGTCGTGTGCCCAAAGATGCGCTGGACAGGGCCAATCAGGAGGTTGCCCAGTCTGCTCCGTCAGGCATGAGCGGCACCACCGGGCTGATGGCCGGCCTGCTGATCGGCAATCTGCTCAGCAACGGTTTCGGCAACAATCGTTATTACTCGCAGCCCATTTACCAGACGCGCGATGATCGCGGCGGTTATTACAGCTCGTCGTTGCCTAGCCAGATCGACCGCGGCAAGACGTTCGGCCGTTCGACCCAGGCGCAATCCAGCCCGGACCGCAGTTATGGCAAGAGCACGCTGGGGCGCAATCTGGGGAGCGCGGGTTCTGGCTCGTCATCAGTGTCATCGACCATTTCGCGTGGCGGTTTTGGCAGTCAGGCTGCAGCACGCAGCGGCTGGGGCGGCAAGAGTAGCGGCAGTAGCAGTTTCGGAGGCTGA
- a CDS encoding YjfI family protein yields the protein MPRKKQGDAAVPAKTTKSSTDYMREMRLRLKDAGLVKREFWIRPENVDALRGIEKALRQPFLGERIKLEDFMTENTHWTISSLQKALSELELVTNGKIELDVTEGDASGIKLSMADYGDLPIYIAVEGEQILADATLIEVNKVKNVQAFNDVVLRSRDLFPLSSIGIEKLGGDQEVYCLFGALSAASSLTVIVQEILTLADNVMRAADAFEDHFIY from the coding sequence ATGCCTCGTAAAAAACAGGGTGACGCAGCAGTCCCGGCCAAGACGACTAAAAGCTCCACCGATTACATGCGTGAAATGCGTCTGCGACTCAAGGACGCCGGTCTGGTCAAGCGGGAATTCTGGATCCGGCCCGAGAATGTCGATGCCCTGCGTGGTATCGAAAAAGCGTTAAGACAGCCCTTTCTGGGCGAGAGGATCAAATTGGAGGATTTCATGACCGAGAACACCCACTGGACCATCAGCTCACTGCAGAAGGCTTTGTCAGAGCTGGAGTTGGTGACGAACGGGAAAATCGAGCTCGACGTGACCGAAGGCGATGCATCAGGCATCAAGCTGAGCATGGCCGATTACGGCGACCTGCCGATCTACATCGCGGTGGAAGGCGAGCAGATCCTGGCCGACGCGACCCTGATTGAAGTGAACAAGGTCAAGAACGTGCAGGCCTTCAACGATGTGGTGCTGCGCAGCCGTGACCTGTTCCCATTGTCCTCGATCGGCATTGAAAAGCTGGGTGGCGATCAGGAAGTCTACTGCCTGTTCGGCGCACTGAGCGCAGCCTCGTCGCTCACCGTGATCGTGCAGGAAATCCTCACCCTCGCGGATAACGTGATGCGTGCGGCCGACGCTTTTGAAGATCATTTCATCTACTGA
- a CDS encoding DUF2491 family protein — MSWFKRAMGLEAPKASGRDGENTQGTASPLGLASGRMLCLDSSLKLLLDGHSEVVIPADEKVWAVGRVDLGQSMTLHRFYLDNEDYFLQVVSNGPNPEDVQDIILFGYYSAVPITSKDELLRLTGPSSKIGLPTYEHDGEVFERQWGTAPGQTELTPLDEDIVSPDAAYRVKHLSMLYARDTGLINRREFLLFSVEEDEEGSITLTTAVGITLQSTDINVL; from the coding sequence ATGAGTTGGTTCAAACGTGCCATGGGTCTGGAAGCACCCAAGGCATCAGGTCGTGATGGCGAAAATACGCAAGGCACAGCCAGTCCGTTAGGGCTGGCATCGGGCCGCATGCTGTGCCTGGACAGTTCATTGAAACTGTTGCTCGACGGCCATTCGGAAGTGGTCATCCCGGCAGATGAAAAAGTCTGGGCGGTGGGACGTGTCGATCTTGGTCAGTCGATGACCCTTCACCGTTTCTATCTCGATAACGAAGACTATTTCCTGCAAGTGGTCAGCAATGGCCCGAATCCGGAAGACGTCCAGGACATCATCCTGTTCGGCTATTACAGCGCCGTGCCGATCACCAGCAAGGACGAGTTGCTGCGCCTGACCGGCCCGTCGTCGAAGATCGGCCTGCCGACCTACGAACACGATGGCGAGGTATTCGAACGGCAGTGGGGCACTGCGCCGGGGCAGACCGAACTGACGCCACTGGATGAAGACATTGTCAGCCCCGATGCTGCTTATCGGGTCAAACACCTGAGCATGTTGTACGCCCGCGACACAGGCCTGATAAACCGCCGTGAGTTTCTGCTTTTTTCGGTAGAAGAAGACGAAGAGGGCAGCATCACGCTCACCACGGCGGTTGGCATAACGCTGCAATCCACTGATATCAACGTTCTTTGA
- a CDS encoding glutathionylspermidine synthase family protein: MKKISSEERPDWRATAEREGFNFHTIDGERYWDERGYYLFTEQQITRDLEAPTQALHQMCMDAVARVVDSEELLHQLAIPEAFFDVIQTSWKQGHPHLYARFDFAYDGTGPAKMYEINADTPTSLMEAGAFQLLWLEEQMARGVLPAHATQFNSIAEDLVRAFAEFPGQSPFYFSAMSGSVEDRGTTDFLRRMAAHVGIDARHIDIEDIGLDAEGRFVDLQGHWIERLFKLHAWEHIFHEEFGKHVPASGTQFVEPAWKAILSNKGILPLLWQFNEGHPNLLPSHIDRNVTRPVPKGWVRKPYFSREGANIEMRTPGDQVIAVDGPYTDAPYILQAYSPLPKFGDSYTLIGSWVIGDLACGIGIREDDSLITKDTSRFLPHVVID; encoded by the coding sequence ATGAAGAAGATCAGCAGCGAAGAACGTCCGGACTGGCGCGCAACTGCCGAGCGTGAGGGTTTCAACTTCCACACGATCGACGGCGAGCGCTACTGGGATGAGCGCGGGTATTACCTGTTCACCGAACAGCAGATTACCCGCGACCTTGAAGCGCCGACCCAGGCGCTGCACCAGATGTGTATGGATGCCGTGGCGCGGGTGGTGGACAGCGAAGAGTTACTGCACCAACTGGCGATTCCGGAAGCGTTTTTCGATGTGATTCAGACGTCGTGGAAGCAAGGGCATCCGCATCTTTACGCCCGCTTTGATTTTGCCTATGACGGTACGGGTCCGGCAAAGATGTACGAGATCAATGCCGACACACCGACCAGCCTGATGGAAGCCGGGGCGTTTCAGCTGCTCTGGCTCGAAGAGCAGATGGCGCGCGGGGTTTTGCCTGCGCATGCCACCCAGTTCAATTCGATCGCCGAGGATCTGGTTCGGGCGTTTGCCGAGTTTCCAGGGCAGAGCCCGTTCTATTTTTCGGCCATGTCCGGTTCCGTCGAGGACCGTGGCACAACCGACTTCCTGCGGCGCATGGCTGCTCATGTGGGCATCGATGCCAGGCATATCGACATCGAAGACATCGGGCTCGATGCGGAAGGGCGCTTTGTCGACCTGCAAGGTCACTGGATCGAACGCCTGTTCAAGCTGCATGCGTGGGAGCACATCTTTCACGAGGAATTCGGCAAGCATGTGCCCGCCAGTGGCACCCAGTTCGTCGAGCCTGCCTGGAAGGCTATTCTCAGCAATAAAGGCATATTGCCGTTGTTGTGGCAGTTCAACGAAGGGCATCCGAACCTGCTGCCTTCGCACATCGATCGGAACGTTACCAGACCCGTGCCCAAAGGCTGGGTGCGCAAACCGTACTTTTCCCGCGAGGGCGCCAACATCGAGATGCGCACGCCCGGCGACCAGGTCATTGCCGTCGACGGGCCTTACACCGATGCGCCGTATATTCTTCAGGCGTATTCGCCGCTCCCGAAATTCGGTGACAGCTACACGCTGATAGGCTCCTGGGTCATCGGCGACCTGGCCTGCGGAATCGGCATCCGCGAAGACGACAGTCTGATCACCAAAGACACCAGCCGGTTCCTGCCGCACGTCGTCATCGACTGA
- a CDS encoding DUF1329 domain-containing protein, which yields MLMKQLMGVTFSLMLAINTSQGANITLPEGQLTPMGGERAGNVSGTIPAWNGGITEPPQGYKGSGSRHVDPYASDKPLFTITRANLDQYRDHLTPGQVAMFETYPATYQMPVYPTRRSGSAPQWVYDNTRRNAGTARLISGGNGFVDAYGGIPFPVPEKGIQALWNHIARYRGHYVVRRASEAVVQRSGSFSLVTAQQEVLFRFYDPRGSFASLDNVLFYYLSFSHHPAQLSGSAVLVHETLDQVQEPRLAWAYSAGQRRVRRAPSLAYDLPVPASDGVRTADDTDMFNGAPDRYDWKLLGKREIYIPYNNYRISSPDISYRQLLQVGHLNPVYTRHELHRVWVVEGTLKLSSRHVYSRRTLYLDEDSWQAAIVDQYDGRGQLWRVSMAYLKNFYELPAIWSALDVFHDLQGRRYHVQNLDNQEPHTRDFGQPVPGANAFEPSALRRQSMR from the coding sequence ATGCTCATGAAACAACTGATGGGGGTCACGTTTTCGTTAATGCTCGCGATCAACACCAGCCAGGGAGCGAATATTACGCTGCCTGAAGGTCAATTGACTCCTATGGGGGGTGAGAGGGCGGGTAACGTCTCCGGAACCATACCGGCCTGGAACGGCGGAATCACCGAGCCCCCACAGGGATATAAAGGCTCCGGTAGCCGCCATGTCGATCCTTATGCCAGCGACAAGCCCTTGTTCACCATCACCCGCGCCAATCTGGATCAGTACCGGGACCATTTGACGCCGGGGCAAGTGGCGATGTTTGAAACCTATCCCGCCACCTACCAGATGCCGGTCTACCCGACTCGTCGCTCCGGATCAGCGCCGCAGTGGGTCTATGACAACACCCGGCGAAATGCCGGAACAGCACGGTTGATCAGTGGCGGTAACGGATTTGTCGACGCCTATGGCGGCATCCCGTTTCCTGTTCCGGAAAAAGGTATTCAGGCCTTATGGAATCACATTGCCCGGTATCGTGGGCATTACGTGGTAAGACGCGCGTCCGAGGCGGTCGTGCAACGTAGCGGAAGTTTCAGCCTGGTCACTGCTCAGCAAGAAGTGCTGTTTCGCTTTTATGATCCCCGCGGAAGTTTTGCCAGTCTGGACAATGTGCTGTTCTATTACTTGTCGTTCTCCCACCACCCGGCGCAATTGTCCGGTTCTGCCGTGCTGGTACATGAAACGCTGGATCAGGTGCAGGAGCCGCGTCTGGCTTGGGCTTATAGCGCCGGACAACGTCGCGTTCGCCGTGCGCCGAGCCTGGCTTATGACCTGCCGGTGCCCGCTTCCGATGGCGTGCGGACGGCAGATGACACTGACATGTTCAATGGCGCGCCGGATCGCTACGACTGGAAGTTGCTGGGCAAACGCGAGATTTATATTCCCTACAATAACTACCGGATTTCCAGCCCCGATATCAGTTATCGGCAATTGCTGCAGGTGGGCCACCTCAATCCGGTCTATACCCGGCATGAGCTGCACCGGGTCTGGGTGGTCGAAGGTACGCTCAAGCTTTCTTCGCGGCATGTGTACTCGCGGCGTACGCTGTATCTGGACGAGGACAGCTGGCAGGCGGCAATCGTCGATCAATATGACGGGCGCGGCCAGTTGTGGCGGGTCTCCATGGCCTACCTGAAAAACTTCTACGAACTGCCGGCCATCTGGTCGGCGCTGGATGTCTTCCACGACTTGCAGGGCCGCCGCTATCACGTTCAGAACCTGGACAATCAGGAGCCGCACACCCGTGATTTCGGTCAGCCTGTACCCGGTGCCAACGCGTTTGAACCGTCTGCCTTGCGCCGTCAAAGCATGCGCTGA
- a CDS encoding ion channel, whose protein sequence is MTLFLLLRRNTSVFFERFGWAGIGMLLLVHYTVSWLLLTVAGEEHLLQGADFTYFYLTTATTVGYGDLSPKSGCGKLVTTLWIMLGGIALLTTVIGKASTSVGDIWRRNMKGQGDCSALTGHTVLIGWDGEASERIVELLHQDTSTSRAGLVICDSIITENPLPGRASFIKGDSLDSPTVLSRAGVAGAQRILVHTQSDSLTLAIVLTLKSLGPTGHVVAHFNNSERAALARTYAPELECTSNMAIEMLVRSAQDPGSSTVITELLCVGVGATQYRHVLPADFACSCGELYVRLRQDFNATLIGYRSSAMKQFDINPANDVAILGGEIFYIASSRLQGNAL, encoded by the coding sequence ATGACCCTGTTCCTGTTACTTCGGCGTAACACCTCGGTGTTTTTCGAGCGTTTCGGCTGGGCCGGTATCGGCATGCTGTTACTGGTGCACTACACCGTTTCCTGGCTGTTACTGACGGTGGCTGGCGAAGAGCATCTGCTGCAAGGCGCTGATTTCACCTATTTTTACCTCACGACCGCGACCACCGTTGGCTACGGCGATCTATCGCCCAAGTCTGGCTGTGGCAAGCTGGTCACCACCCTGTGGATCATGCTAGGCGGTATTGCCTTGCTGACAACGGTCATTGGCAAGGCGTCGACGTCGGTCGGTGATATCTGGAGACGGAACATGAAAGGACAGGGCGACTGCTCGGCACTCACAGGCCATACGGTGTTAATCGGCTGGGATGGCGAGGCCAGCGAGCGCATCGTCGAATTACTTCATCAGGACACCTCCACTAGCCGCGCCGGGCTGGTGATCTGTGATTCGATCATTACCGAAAATCCGCTACCGGGCAGAGCATCGTTTATCAAGGGTGACTCGCTTGACTCACCCACAGTACTGAGCCGCGCCGGAGTCGCGGGTGCGCAGCGCATTCTGGTGCATACCCAGTCCGACAGTTTGACACTCGCCATCGTGCTGACGCTGAAAAGCCTCGGGCCGACAGGGCACGTGGTCGCTCACTTCAACAACTCCGAGCGGGCTGCACTGGCCAGAACCTACGCGCCCGAGCTTGAATGCACCTCGAACATGGCGATTGAAATGTTGGTGCGCTCCGCTCAGGATCCCGGCTCAAGTACGGTCATCACCGAGCTGCTGTGTGTGGGCGTGGGTGCCACGCAATACCGCCACGTACTGCCTGCCGACTTTGCGTGCTCCTGTGGCGAGCTGTATGTTCGCCTACGTCAGGACTTCAACGCCACGCTGATCGGCTATCGGTCGTCAGCCATGAAACAGTTCGACATCAATCCCGCGAACGATGTGGCTATTCTGGGCGGGGAAATTTTCTACATCGCCTCCAGTCGTCTTCAAGGAAATGCACTATGA
- a CDS encoding PspA/IM30 family protein, with protein sequence MTTSIWKKLVTAVRGGASEVGESIADANAIRILDQEIRDAENALVKARDGLITIKAKHKLSAQRLEEHATSIANWEGRAMQALNKGEEALAVECANKIAEIEALRDQEQELADQFNKQVGLLQEQVIKAESRIKSLKQQVEMAKARETVQRARVATATATGGASGAVETAVGSLARLKQRQDEQDAKLEAAEELASQSSGSDLERRLQDAGIGAKSGGAEDVLARLKAKNQTPAQ encoded by the coding sequence ATGACTACGAGTATCTGGAAAAAACTGGTGACTGCCGTTCGTGGTGGCGCTTCCGAAGTGGGCGAGTCGATCGCTGACGCCAATGCCATCCGCATCCTGGACCAGGAAATCCGCGACGCCGAAAACGCTCTGGTCAAAGCGCGTGACGGGCTGATCACCATCAAGGCCAAGCACAAACTATCGGCACAGCGTCTCGAAGAACATGCCACCAGCATTGCCAACTGGGAAGGCCGCGCCATGCAGGCCCTGAACAAGGGTGAAGAAGCCCTGGCTGTCGAATGTGCAAACAAGATTGCCGAGATCGAAGCTCTGCGTGATCAGGAGCAGGAACTGGCCGATCAGTTCAACAAGCAGGTCGGTCTGCTGCAGGAGCAAGTGATCAAGGCTGAGTCACGCATCAAGAGCCTCAAGCAGCAGGTCGAGATGGCCAAGGCCCGCGAGACTGTGCAACGGGCGCGGGTCGCGACCGCCACTGCTACCGGTGGCGCCAGCGGTGCGGTGGAAACCGCAGTCGGTTCGCTGGCACGCCTCAAGCAGCGCCAGGACGAACAGGATGCCAAGCTGGAAGCGGCTGAAGAACTGGCCAGCCAGTCCAGCGGCAGCGACCTTGAGCGTCGTCTGCAAGACGCCGGAATCGGTGCCAAAAGCGGCGGCGCGGAAGACGTGCTGGCACGTTTGAAAGCCAAGAATCAGACGCCCGCCCAGTAA